One Nocardia farcinica genomic region harbors:
- a CDS encoding phosphotransferase produces MTGPEAVTTAPGEFRTFRRAGVDLMVRGRYGEALDRLDRALELARTESDRIAVWIELADVYRYRGDLGTAETLYRRAYLAAGADPAAFSFAAHHLGLTLAARGERDAAREVLTEALRVRLAEGDPELIESTRTALDTLDELREPLPEPVAAVLGPRPRWSDEHEGRSGGVVRAGGHWVKRGPHAVAEYERLEWLRHNGIRVPEVVVCAGGVLVLADAGVPSLATLADTEGVPIGATMGALLRRLHALPVADCPFDGHLDGVLAQARRNVIEGLVDADDFDDDNADHTPESVLAELLDRRPPEADLVVAHGDYTPPNVLDGDLLIDVGALGVADRYRDLALAERDLREYGPAEVTAFFDAYGLPEPDRARLEYYRLLDELF; encoded by the coding sequence GTGACCGGCCCCGAGGCGGTGACGACCGCGCCGGGTGAGTTCCGGACCTTCCGCCGGGCGGGGGTGGACCTGATGGTGCGCGGCCGGTACGGCGAGGCGCTCGACCGGCTCGACCGCGCCCTGGAACTGGCCCGCACCGAGTCCGACCGGATCGCGGTGTGGATCGAGCTCGCCGACGTCTACCGCTACCGGGGTGACCTCGGCACCGCCGAGACCCTCTACCGGCGCGCGTATCTCGCCGCCGGCGCGGATCCGGCGGCGTTCTCCTTCGCCGCCCATCATCTCGGACTGACCTTGGCCGCACGCGGCGAGCGGGATGCGGCGCGGGAGGTGCTCACCGAGGCGCTGCGGGTGCGGCTGGCCGAGGGCGATCCGGAGCTGATCGAATCGACCCGCACCGCCCTGGACACCCTCGACGAGCTGCGCGAGCCGCTGCCGGAGCCCGTGGCGGCGGTTCTCGGGCCGCGCCCGCGGTGGTCGGACGAGCACGAGGGCCGCAGCGGCGGCGTGGTCCGCGCGGGCGGGCACTGGGTCAAACGCGGCCCGCACGCGGTGGCGGAGTACGAACGACTGGAATGGTTGCGGCACAACGGTATCCGCGTGCCCGAGGTGGTGGTGTGCGCCGGTGGCGTGCTGGTGCTCGCCGACGCGGGGGTGCCCAGTCTGGCCACCCTGGCCGACACCGAGGGCGTCCCGATCGGCGCGACGATGGGCGCGCTGCTGCGGCGCCTGCACGCGTTGCCCGTCGCCGACTGCCCGTTCGACGGCCACCTGGACGGTGTGCTGGCCCAGGCGCGCCGCAACGTGATCGAAGGGCTGGTCGACGCCGACGACTTCGACGACGACAACGCCGACCATACGCCCGAATCGGTGCTGGCCGAGCTGCTGGACCGGCGGCCGCCCGAGGCGGATCTTGTGGTCGCCCACGGCGACTACACCCCGCCCAACGTGCTCGACGGCGACCTGCTGATCGACGTCGGCGCACTCGGGGTCGCCGATCGCTACCGCGACCTGGCGCTGGCCGAACGTGATCTGCGCGAGTACGGTCCCGCGGAGGTGACGGCCTTCTTCGACGCCTACGGCCTGCCCGAGCCGGATCGCGCGCGGCTGGAGTACTACCGCCTGCTCGACGAACTGTTCTGA
- a CDS encoding CGNR zinc finger domain-containing protein, giving the protein MPDPRPHLGEPLALDLLNTRWNSDGPQDLLTDTTGLDIWLTSAGLAGRATADEATRAAVLAARDAIHDVVRTDDPRARAALNAVLAHGRIRRTLTESGPAAEPEVADPAWLPAWLAAANLLDLLAAAPDRIRQCAHEECVLFFYDTSKNGTRRWHSMATCGNRAKAARHYAKKS; this is encoded by the coding sequence ATGCCCGATCCACGTCCGCACCTCGGGGAACCGCTGGCCCTGGACCTGTTGAACACGCGCTGGAACAGCGACGGCCCCCAGGATCTGCTCACCGACACCACCGGCCTGGACATCTGGCTGACCTCGGCGGGGCTGGCCGGGCGGGCGACCGCCGACGAGGCCACCCGCGCCGCGGTCCTGGCCGCCCGGGACGCCATCCACGACGTGGTCCGCACCGACGACCCGCGCGCCCGCGCGGCTCTGAACGCGGTGCTCGCCCACGGCCGGATCCGGCGCACGCTGACCGAGTCCGGCCCGGCCGCCGAGCCCGAGGTCGCCGATCCGGCGTGGTTACCGGCCTGGCTGGCCGCGGCGAATCTGCTCGACCTGCTGGCCGCCGCGCCCGACCGGATCCGCCAGTGCGCGCACGAGGAGTGTGTGCTGTTCTTCTACGACACGTCCAAGAACGGCACCCGCCGGTGGCATTCGATGGCCACCTGCGGCAATCGCGCCAAGGCCGCCCGGCACTACGCCAAGAAATCCTGA
- a CDS encoding VOC family protein codes for MTAATAPVLTTGHIGLNVSDLDRSAEFYCRALGFEQITAGGEGDTRFAFLGRDGALVLTLWAQSDGTFSARTPGLHHLSFQVEDMDRVRAIEHTLRELGVALVHDGVVAHGEGTASGGIFFTDPDGIRLEVYAPSGAESAPAPSGAAPTCGFF; via the coding sequence ATGACCGCGGCGACCGCTCCGGTGCTCACCACCGGGCACATCGGGCTGAACGTCTCAGATCTCGACCGCTCGGCCGAGTTCTATTGCCGTGCCTTGGGTTTCGAGCAGATCACGGCCGGGGGAGAGGGTGACACCCGCTTCGCCTTCCTCGGGCGGGACGGTGCGCTGGTGCTGACCCTCTGGGCCCAGTCCGACGGCACGTTCTCCGCGCGCACGCCCGGCCTGCACCACCTGTCGTTCCAGGTCGAGGACATGGACCGGGTGCGCGCGATCGAACACACGCTGCGAGAACTGGGAGTCGCGTTGGTGCACGACGGGGTGGTGGCGCACGGCGAGGGCACGGCCTCGGGCGGCATCTTCTTCACCGATCCCGACGGCATCCGGCTCGAGGTGTACGCACCCAGCGGCGCCGAGAGCGCGCCCGCGCCCAGCGGTGCGGCGCCCACCTGCGGCTTCTTCTGA
- a CDS encoding pyridoxamine 5'-phosphate oxidase family protein: MTPFHPGELAVQRRLGQDGIAAKVGRTIRADIPPVAAEFLAAQPMVVVAAADAGGRLWASGLVGEPGFVRVIDDSSMTLAARPADGDPLAGPLARPASIGMIALQPSRRRRMRVNGRSAPHGAELAITVDQVYANCPKYISRRAVVGHRRDGVTTPRRGSALDVAQQAMIAAADTFFVASADPDGHVDASHRGGNPGFLRVLSPTRLRWPDYRGNSMFMTLGNLAAYPRCGLLVPDWTTGGALQLTGTAALNWDASTFAPGSQCSIDFTVDEVVAWPHGPLRWGPAELSPVNP; the protein is encoded by the coding sequence ATGACGCCCTTCCATCCCGGCGAACTCGCCGTACAGCGGCGGCTGGGGCAGGACGGCATCGCGGCGAAGGTCGGGCGGACCATCCGCGCCGACATCCCGCCGGTGGCCGCGGAGTTCCTGGCCGCCCAGCCGATGGTGGTGGTGGCCGCCGCCGATGCCGGGGGCAGGCTGTGGGCGAGCGGGCTGGTGGGCGAACCGGGTTTCGTGCGGGTGATCGACGACTCCTCGATGACCCTCGCGGCCCGCCCCGCCGACGGCGATCCGCTCGCCGGCCCGCTCGCCCGGCCGGCGAGTATCGGCATGATCGCCCTGCAACCCTCCCGGCGCAGGCGGATGCGCGTGAACGGGCGGTCGGCGCCGCACGGTGCCGAGCTGGCGATCACCGTCGACCAGGTCTACGCCAACTGCCCGAAGTACATCTCGCGTCGCGCGGTCGTCGGCCACCGGCGCGACGGCGTGACGACGCCGCGCCGGGGCAGCGCCCTGGACGTGGCCCAGCAGGCGATGATCGCGGCGGCCGACACCTTCTTCGTCGCCAGCGCCGACCCGGACGGCCACGTCGACGCCTCGCATCGCGGCGGCAATCCCGGCTTCCTGCGGGTGCTCTCGCCGACGCGATTGCGCTGGCCGGACTACCGGGGCAACTCGATGTTCATGACGCTGGGCAATCTCGCCGCGTACCCGCGCTGCGGACTGCTCGTCCCGGACTGGACCACCGGCGGTGCGCTGCAACTCACCGGAACGGCCGCATTGAACTGGGACGCATCGACCTTCGCGCCCGGCTCGCAGTGCTCGATCGACTTCACCGTCGACGAGGTCGTCGCGTGGCCGCACGGCCCGCTGCGCTGGGGGCCCGCCGAACTGTCCCCCGTCAACCCCTGA
- a CDS encoding nuclear transport factor 2 family protein: MRPPLPPFDRTAALAKVRAAEHAWNTRDPELVAAAYTADSVWRNRAEYFTGRAAIVDFLTRKWRIENGYALRKELWAHDGNRIAVRFQYEWYDEAGRWWRSYGNEQWEFAPDGLMSRREAGIDDVPITEAERRIRGPRGADEEDTPLPLW; this comes from the coding sequence GTGCGACCACCGTTGCCGCCCTTCGACCGCACCGCCGCCCTGGCCAAGGTGCGCGCCGCCGAACACGCCTGGAACACCCGCGACCCCGAACTCGTCGCCGCCGCGTACACCGCCGATTCGGTGTGGCGCAACCGCGCCGAGTACTTCACCGGCCGCGCCGCCATCGTCGACTTCCTCACCCGCAAATGGCGCATCGAGAACGGCTACGCGCTGCGCAAGGAGCTGTGGGCGCACGACGGCAACCGCATCGCCGTGCGCTTCCAGTACGAATGGTACGACGAGGCGGGCCGCTGGTGGCGCAGTTACGGCAACGAGCAGTGGGAGTTCGCCCCGGACGGGTTGATGTCACGGCGGGAGGCCGGCATCGACGACGTGCCGATCACCGAGGCCGAGCGTCGTATCCGCGGCCCGCGCGGTGCGGACGAGGAGGACACGCCCCTGCCGCTGTGGTAG
- the recA gene encoding recombinase RecA — protein sequence MAPQAYDRDKALELALAQVEKSFGKGAVMRLGEEARQPISVIPTGSIALDVALGIGGLPRGRIVEIYGPESSGKTTVALHAVANAQAAGGVAAFIDAEHALDPDYARKLGVDTDALLVSQPDTGEQALEIADMLVRSGAIDIIVIDSVAALVPRAEIEGEMGDSHVGLQARLMSQALRKMTSALNNSGTTAIFINQLREKIGVMFGSPETTTGGKALKFYASVRLDVRRIETLKDGSDAVGNRTRVKVVKNKVSPPFKQAEFDILYGQGISKEGSLIDMGVEQGFIRKSGSWYTYEGDQLGQGKENARKFLLENTDVRDEIEKKIKEKLGIGADLTAEDAAEVPADF from the coding sequence ATGGCACCACAGGCCTACGACCGCGACAAGGCCCTCGAGCTCGCGCTCGCCCAGGTCGAGAAGAGCTTCGGCAAGGGCGCGGTGATGCGGCTCGGCGAGGAGGCCCGCCAGCCCATCTCGGTGATCCCGACGGGCTCCATCGCGCTGGACGTGGCGCTGGGCATCGGCGGCCTGCCCCGCGGCCGCATCGTCGAGATCTACGGTCCGGAATCCTCCGGTAAGACCACCGTCGCCCTGCACGCGGTCGCCAACGCGCAGGCCGCGGGCGGTGTGGCCGCCTTCATCGACGCCGAGCACGCGCTCGACCCCGACTATGCGCGCAAGCTCGGCGTCGACACCGACGCCCTGCTGGTCTCCCAGCCCGACACCGGTGAGCAGGCGCTCGAGATCGCCGACATGCTGGTCCGCTCCGGCGCCATCGACATCATCGTCATCGACTCGGTGGCCGCGCTGGTGCCCCGCGCCGAGATCGAGGGCGAGATGGGCGACAGCCACGTCGGCCTGCAGGCCCGGCTGATGAGCCAGGCGCTGCGCAAGATGACCAGCGCGCTCAACAACTCCGGTACCACCGCCATCTTCATCAACCAGCTGCGCGAGAAGATCGGCGTCATGTTCGGCTCGCCCGAGACCACCACCGGCGGCAAGGCGCTGAAGTTCTACGCCTCGGTGCGCCTGGACGTGCGCCGCATCGAGACCCTCAAGGACGGCAGCGACGCGGTCGGCAACCGCACCCGCGTCAAGGTCGTCAAGAACAAGGTCTCCCCGCCGTTCAAGCAGGCCGAGTTCGACATCCTCTACGGCCAGGGCATCTCCAAGGAGGGCTCGCTGATCGACATGGGTGTGGAGCAGGGTTTCATCCGCAAGTCCGGCTCCTGGTACACCTACGAGGGCGACCAGCTGGGCCAGGGCAAGGAGAACGCCCGCAAGTTCCTGCTGGAGAACACCGACGTCCGCGACGAGATCGAGAAGAAGATCAAGGAAAAGCTCGGCATCGGCGCCGACCTGACCGCCGAGGACGCGGCCGAGGTGCCCGCCGATTTCTGA
- the recX gene encoding recombination regulator RecX translates to MAAGSEWEAQEAEAGTSRSTSERTPHGGTVEQAKEACLRLLAVRARSRAELAQRLAAKGYSAEVADAALARLAEVGLIDDAAFAEQWVASRHTYSGKGRQALAQELRRKGVAAADVDAALAAVSDDDEQARAAELVRRKLRTMPRNLERDKVLRRLVGMLARRGYPQSTAFAVVKAELGAAEDLGAAGMDAGPAD, encoded by the coding sequence GTGGCGGCCGGATCCGAGTGGGAGGCGCAGGAGGCGGAGGCGGGCACGAGCCGGTCGACGTCGGAGCGCACCCCGCACGGCGGGACGGTCGAGCAGGCGAAGGAGGCGTGCTTGCGTCTGCTCGCCGTCCGCGCCCGCAGTCGCGCCGAACTCGCGCAGCGGCTGGCCGCCAAGGGCTACTCCGCCGAGGTCGCCGACGCGGCGCTGGCACGGCTCGCCGAGGTCGGGCTGATCGACGACGCCGCCTTCGCCGAGCAGTGGGTCGCCTCGCGACACACCTACTCCGGCAAGGGCAGGCAGGCGCTGGCGCAGGAGCTGCGCCGCAAGGGCGTCGCCGCCGCCGATGTCGACGCGGCCCTGGCCGCGGTGAGCGACGACGACGAACAGGCGCGGGCGGCCGAGCTGGTCCGGCGCAAGCTGCGCACCATGCCGCGAAACCTGGAGCGCGACAAGGTTCTTCGGCGGCTGGTCGGCATGCTCGCCCGGCGCGGGTACCCCCAGTCCACGGCCTTCGCCGTGGTGAAGGCCGAGCTGGGCGCCGCCGAGGACCTCGGCGCCGCGGGCATGGACGCCGGGCCGGCGGACTGA
- a CDS encoding 3-hydroxyacyl-CoA dehydrogenase has product MAVDIKKVTVLGTGVLGSQIAFQTAFHGFDVTAYDISEQALDAARERFAKLAAAYRQDVPGATEDKTEATRSGITLTADLAAAAEADLVIEAVPEVLDIKRDTYRRLGELAPARTIFATNSSTLLPSDIKDFTGRPDRFLALHFANQVWKFNTAEVMGTPDTDPAVYRTVVEFAEAIGMVPIELHKEKSGYVLNSLLVPFLNAGMALAAGGYAEPEAVDKTWRIATGAPMGPFQILDVIGLTTPYNILAHGDADTQKLATWLKENYIDKGKLGIATGEGFYKY; this is encoded by the coding sequence ATGGCCGTCGACATCAAGAAGGTGACCGTTCTCGGGACCGGGGTGCTCGGCTCGCAGATCGCGTTCCAGACCGCCTTCCACGGGTTCGACGTCACCGCCTACGACATCAGCGAGCAGGCGCTCGATGCCGCGCGGGAGCGTTTCGCCAAGCTCGCCGCCGCCTACCGGCAGGACGTGCCGGGGGCCACCGAGGACAAGACCGAGGCCACCCGCTCGGGCATCACCCTCACCGCCGATCTCGCCGCCGCCGCCGAGGCCGACCTGGTGATCGAGGCGGTCCCCGAGGTGCTCGACATCAAGCGCGACACCTACCGGCGCCTGGGCGAACTCGCCCCCGCCCGAACGATTTTCGCGACCAACTCCTCCACGCTGCTGCCCAGCGACATCAAGGACTTCACCGGCCGCCCGGACCGATTCCTGGCCCTGCACTTCGCCAACCAGGTGTGGAAGTTCAACACCGCCGAGGTGATGGGCACCCCCGACACCGACCCCGCGGTCTACCGAACGGTGGTCGAGTTCGCCGAGGCCATCGGCATGGTGCCGATCGAACTGCACAAGGAGAAGTCGGGGTACGTGCTGAACTCGCTGCTCGTGCCGTTCCTCAACGCGGGGATGGCACTGGCCGCGGGCGGGTACGCCGAGCCCGAGGCCGTCGACAAGACCTGGCGCATCGCCACCGGCGCCCCGATGGGCCCGTTCCAGATCCTCGACGTCATCGGTCTCACCACCCCCTACAACATCCTCGCCCACGGCGATGCCGACACCCAGAAGCTGGCGACCTGGTTGAAGGAGAACTACATCGACAAGGGCAAGCTCGGCATCGCCACCGGCGAGGGCTTCTACAAGTACTAG
- a CDS encoding amino acid ABC transporter permease: MSAGASVLFDAPGPRARVRNHVFSVLVAAAILVVGYLFFRAFEEKGQFEADKWKPFLEGEVWETYLLPGLRGTIVAALLSIVFAMVIGMIFGILRLSDHRWVRIVAGAIVEFARAIPVLILMIFLFALYSEYDLFKSDDLALAAVVTALTVYNGSVIAEIVRAGIRSLPRGQTEAAMALGLRKNQLMRLILLPQAITAMLPALISQMVVALKDTALGYQITYVEIVRSGQQLGASESNTIPALIVVAVVMIALNSTLTVVATRLERRLRAGRRAKGGGAVLAADSIITDAAPGMDLEKK, encoded by the coding sequence ATGAGTGCAGGCGCTTCGGTCCTGTTCGACGCGCCCGGCCCCCGGGCACGGGTGCGCAACCACGTCTTCTCCGTGCTCGTCGCCGCCGCGATCCTGGTGGTCGGCTACCTGTTCTTCCGCGCGTTCGAGGAGAAGGGCCAGTTCGAGGCCGACAAGTGGAAGCCGTTCCTGGAGGGCGAGGTCTGGGAGACCTACCTGCTGCCCGGCCTGCGCGGCACGATCGTCGCCGCGCTGCTGTCGATCGTGTTCGCGATGGTGATCGGCATGATCTTCGGCATCCTCCGGCTGTCCGATCACCGCTGGGTGCGCATCGTCGCCGGCGCGATCGTCGAGTTCGCCCGGGCCATCCCGGTGCTGATCCTGATGATCTTCCTGTTCGCCCTCTACAGCGAATACGACCTGTTCAAGTCCGACGATCTGGCGCTGGCCGCCGTGGTCACCGCGCTCACCGTCTACAACGGCTCGGTCATCGCCGAGATCGTGCGCGCGGGCATCCGGTCGCTGCCGCGCGGGCAGACCGAGGCCGCGATGGCGCTCGGGTTGCGCAAGAACCAGCTGATGCGGCTGATCCTGCTGCCGCAGGCCATCACCGCCATGCTGCCCGCGCTGATCTCGCAGATGGTGGTCGCGCTCAAGGACACGGCCCTGGGGTACCAGATCACCTACGTCGAGATCGTGCGGTCGGGTCAGCAGCTCGGCGCCTCGGAGAGCAACACCATTCCGGCGCTGATCGTGGTCGCCGTGGTGATGATCGCCCTGAACAGCACCCTGACCGTGGTCGCCACCCGGCTGGAGCGACGCCTGCGCGCCGGGCGCCGGGCCAAGGGCGGTGGCGCCGTGCTGGCCGCGGACTCGATCATCACCGACGCCGCACCGGGCATGGACCTGGAGAAGAAGTGA
- a CDS encoding amino acid ABC transporter permease, with the protein MFDLISEYDSQILQAFWVTIKLTLFSAVGALILGTIVAAMRVSPIPVARWLGTAYVTIFRNTPLTLIIVFCSLGLYSALGWKLAGDSIADNNYRWAIVGLSVYTAAFVCESLRSGINTVPLGQSEAGRSLGFSFSQNLRLVVLPQAFRSVIAPLGSVLIALTKNSTIAAAIGVAEAAHLMAEMIETEAALLAIGAIFAFGFVLITLPTGLLFGWLAKRYEVAR; encoded by the coding sequence GTGTTCGACCTGATCTCGGAGTACGACAGCCAGATCCTGCAAGCCTTCTGGGTGACGATCAAGCTGACCCTGTTCTCGGCGGTCGGCGCGCTGATTCTCGGCACGATCGTCGCCGCGATGCGCGTGTCCCCGATCCCGGTGGCCCGCTGGCTGGGTACCGCCTACGTCACGATCTTCCGCAACACCCCGCTCACGCTGATCATCGTGTTCTGCTCGCTGGGCCTGTATTCGGCGCTGGGGTGGAAGCTGGCCGGTGACTCCATCGCCGACAACAACTACCGCTGGGCGATCGTCGGCCTCAGCGTCTACACCGCCGCGTTCGTCTGCGAATCGCTGCGCTCGGGCATCAACACGGTGCCGCTCGGCCAGTCCGAGGCGGGCCGCTCGCTCGGCTTCAGCTTCAGCCAGAACCTGCGGCTGGTGGTGCTGCCGCAGGCGTTCCGGTCGGTGATCGCGCCGCTGGGCAGCGTGCTGATCGCGTTGACGAAGAACTCCACCATCGCCGCCGCCATCGGCGTCGCCGAGGCCGCGCACCTGATGGCCGAGATGATCGAGACCGAGGCCGCGCTGCTGGCCATCGGCGCGATCTTCGCCTTCGGCTTCGTCCTGATCACCCTGCCGACCGGCCTGCTGTTCGGTTGGCTCGCGAAACGATACGAGGTGGCCCGATGA
- a CDS encoding glutamate ABC transporter substrate-binding protein: MRITRALRFGVGALALALAATACGGGDEGSALEHAQEGKLTIGIKYDQPGLGLRTKDGAYTGFDVAVAQYVAGKLGVQPDGITFKEAPSAQRETLIENGQVDFVVATYSITDKRKEKVDFAGPYYIAGQSLLVKADNTDITGVESLNGNKKLCSVKGSTPAQNVKDKYAQDVQLQEFDTYSLCVEALRNGSVDAVTTDDIILAGFAAQSPGQLKVVGQPFTTENYGIGLKKGDQETRDKINDAIEAMIADGSWAKALQENVGASGFTPSAPPQVDRY; this comes from the coding sequence ATGAGGATCACCCGTGCACTTCGTTTCGGCGTCGGGGCGCTCGCCCTGGCCCTGGCCGCGACCGCCTGCGGCGGCGGTGACGAGGGCAGCGCCCTCGAGCACGCCCAGGAGGGCAAGCTCACCATCGGCATCAAGTACGACCAGCCCGGCCTCGGCCTGCGCACCAAGGACGGCGCCTACACCGGCTTCGACGTCGCGGTCGCCCAGTACGTGGCGGGCAAGCTCGGCGTGCAGCCCGACGGCATCACCTTCAAGGAGGCCCCCTCGGCGCAGCGCGAGACGCTGATCGAGAACGGGCAGGTCGACTTCGTCGTGGCGACCTACTCGATCACCGACAAGCGCAAGGAGAAGGTCGATTTCGCCGGGCCCTACTACATCGCGGGGCAGTCGCTGCTGGTGAAGGCCGACAACACCGACATCACCGGGGTCGAATCCCTCAACGGCAACAAGAAGCTGTGCTCGGTGAAGGGTTCCACGCCCGCGCAGAACGTCAAGGACAAGTACGCCCAGGACGTCCAGCTGCAGGAGTTCGACACCTACTCGCTGTGCGTGGAGGCGCTGCGCAACGGCTCGGTCGACGCGGTGACCACCGACGACATCATCCTGGCCGGTTTCGCCGCCCAGTCCCCCGGCCAGCTGAAGGTGGTCGGGCAGCCGTTCACCACCGAGAACTACGGCATCGGCCTGAAGAAGGGCGACCAGGAGACCCGCGACAAGATCAACGACGCGATCGAGGCGATGATCGCCGACGGCTCCTGGGCCAAGGCGCTGCAGGAGAACGTCGGTGCCTCCGGCTTCACCCCGTCGGCCCCGCCGCAGGTGGACCGCTACTGA
- a CDS encoding amino acid ABC transporter ATP-binding protein, with product MVSMRAVNKHFGKLHVLRDINLEVPRGQVVIVLGPSGSGKSTLCRTINRLEPIDSGDIAVDGVPLPAEGKALAALRAEVGMVFQSFNLFAHKTILENVMLAPVKVRGVKKEQARARAVELLERVGIADQADKYPAQLSGGQQQRVAIARALAMNPKVMLFDEPTSALDPEMVNEVLDVMVSLAKDGMTMLVVTHEMGFARRAANRVLFMADGAIVEDTDPETFFTAPKSERAKDFLGKILSH from the coding sequence ATGGTTTCGATGCGCGCGGTGAACAAGCACTTCGGCAAGCTGCACGTACTGCGCGACATCAACCTGGAGGTGCCGCGCGGACAGGTCGTGATCGTGCTCGGCCCTTCGGGTTCGGGCAAATCCACGTTGTGCCGCACCATCAACCGCCTCGAGCCGATCGATTCCGGCGACATCGCCGTCGACGGCGTGCCGCTGCCCGCCGAGGGCAAGGCGCTGGCCGCGCTGCGCGCCGAGGTCGGCATGGTGTTCCAGTCGTTCAACCTGTTCGCGCACAAGACGATTCTCGAGAACGTGATGCTGGCCCCGGTCAAGGTTCGCGGGGTCAAGAAGGAGCAGGCCCGCGCCAGGGCGGTGGAACTGCTCGAACGGGTCGGCATCGCCGACCAGGCCGACAAGTACCCGGCGCAGCTGTCCGGCGGTCAGCAGCAGCGCGTCGCCATCGCCCGGGCGCTGGCGATGAACCCGAAGGTGATGTTGTTCGACGAGCCGACCTCCGCCCTCGACCCGGAGATGGTCAACGAGGTGCTCGACGTGATGGTCTCGCTGGCCAAGGACGGCATGACGATGCTCGTGGTCACCCACGAAATGGGCTTCGCCCGCCGCGCGGCGAACCGGGTGCTGTTCATGGCCGACGGCGCCATCGTCGAGGACACCGATCCCGAGACCTTCTTCACCGCACCGAAATCCGAACGGGCCAAGGACTTCCTGGGCAAGATTCTCAGCCATTGA